A DNA window from Turicibacter sp. TJ11 contains the following coding sequences:
- a CDS encoding glutathione peroxidase, producing MKFYELEVKKMNGQVVKMEQYKGNVILVVNTASKCGLTPQFKELEELYQNYHAEGLEILGFPCNQFAKQDSGTNEEIHEFCQLNYGVTFTMFEKIQVNGANAHPLYQFLKQEAKGVFSSEIKWNFTKFLIDRHGNVIRRYAPTVKPSKIEEDIKKLLK from the coding sequence ATGAAATTTTATGAATTAGAAGTTAAAAAGATGAATGGTCAAGTCGTTAAAATGGAGCAATATAAAGGAAATGTTATTTTAGTTGTCAATACCGCGAGTAAGTGTGGATTAACACCCCAGTTTAAAGAGTTAGAGGAACTATATCAAAATTATCATGCAGAAGGATTAGAAATTTTAGGTTTTCCTTGCAATCAATTTGCGAAACAAGATTCAGGAACTAATGAGGAAATCCATGAATTTTGTCAGTTGAATTACGGAGTTACATTTACGATGTTTGAAAAAATTCAAGTGAATGGAGCTAATGCGCACCCGTTGTATCAATTTTTAAAACAAGAGGCAAAAGGGGTATTTAGTTCAGAAATTAAATGGAATTTTACAAAGTTTTTAATTGATCGTCATGGGAACGTGATTAGACGCTATGCTCCAACCGTTAAACCATCAAAAATTGAAGAAGATATTAAAAAATTATTGAAGTAA
- a CDS encoding IS3 family transposase (programmed frameshift), whose product MSQKTFTEKEIKILNKNPYVKKVSEKSITYSDEFKQLVVLQIAESKTPRMIFEQAGFDVDIIGMKRIEAAASRWKKAYRMSGILGLKDTRQTNSGRRLNRALTDKEKTAKLEAKMKLLEAENEWLKKVYLNGKGVTQVVKSLTTAQKYELIRQVIERFNLTGVIHYFCDTLNVSRSGYYRYFSESAKYHRLKREEDDLKVRDVILNVFHRRGYKKGSRQIKMTLENEMGIIYSLKRIRRIMRKFDIICPHRKKNPYKKIVKATEEHRVVPNRLNREFRQEVPGKVLLTDITYVYYGKGQLAYLSTILDGSTNEILSYHISDHLKMPLVTETIEKLFRNKRIPLHPEAFIHSDQGAHYTSPTFQNLLKKKGLGQSMSRKGNCWDNAPQESFFGHFKDEALLKECQNLEELKREIKRYMMYHNTARYQWNLKKMTPVGYRNHLLDAA is encoded by the exons ATGAGTCAAAAAACATTTACTGAAAAAGAGATTAAGATTTTAAATAAAAACCCTTATGTTAAAAAAGTATCAGAAAAATCAATCACTTACAGTGATGAATTTAAACAGTTAGTCGTTCTACAAATCGCTGAATCAAAAACACCGCGAATGATCTTTGAACAAGCAGGATTTGATGTTGACATCATAGGAATGAAACGGATTGAAGCGGCTGCTTCACGTTGGAAGAAGGCTTATCGAATGTCAGGCATATTAGGATTGAAAGATACCCGTCAAACGAACTCTGGAAGACGGTTAAATAGAGCTTTAACAGACAAAGAAAAGACGGCTAAACTCGAAGCTAAAATGAAGTTATTAGAGGCCGAGAATGAATGGTTAAAAAAGGTCTATTTGA ATGGAAAGGGGGTTACTCAAGTAGTTAAGTCCCTGACGACTGCTCAAAAATATGAGTTAATTCGCCAAGTGATTGAACGCTTTAACTTAACTGGCGTTATTCACTATTTTTGTGATACCCTAAACGTCTCTCGTTCAGGGTATTATCGTTATTTCAGTGAATCAGCTAAATATCATCGATTGAAACGTGAAGAGGATGACTTAAAGGTTCGTGATGTTATCTTAAATGTATTCCATCGACGTGGTTATAAAAAAGGTTCTCGTCAAATTAAGATGACATTAGAGAATGAAATGGGCATTATTTATAGTCTGAAACGAATTAGACGTATCATGAGAAAGTTCGATATCATCTGCCCACATCGCAAAAAAAATCCCTATAAAAAAATAGTTAAAGCGACAGAAGAACACCGAGTCGTTCCTAATCGTTTAAATCGCGAATTCCGACAAGAGGTTCCTGGTAAAGTGTTATTGACCGATATTACTTATGTTTATTACGGAAAGGGGCAATTAGCTTACTTATCCACGATTTTAGATGGTTCTACGAATGAAATTTTATCTTATCATATTTCAGATCATCTTAAAATGCCACTTGTGACAGAGACGATTGAAAAATTATTTAGGAATAAACGAATTCCCCTTCATCCAGAAGCTTTTATTCACTCCGATCAAGGGGCCCATTACACCAGTCCAACGTTCCAAAACTTATTAAAGAAAAAAGGATTAGGACAATCCATGTCCAGAAAGGGAAATTGTTGGGATAATGCCCCCCAAGAATCATTCTTTGGGCATTTTAAAGATGAAGCCTTACTTAAAGAATGCCAGAACTTAGAAGAGTTAAAACGCGAAATTAAACGCTATATGATGTACCATAATACAGCTCGATATCAGTGGAATTTAAAAAAGATGACTCCTGTAGGATACAGAAATCATCTTTTAGATGCCGCATAA
- a CDS encoding PTS sugar transporter subunit IIC: MQEFFSNKVVPIIMKFVSLKGVVALKDGLLYTMPLTIIGSIFLLLANFPIKAVVDWLTSMGWMDPLNQVNGATFNIVALIGVMGIAYEYVKKEGYQGLNAGVLGVVVFLITTNSFVVSESGEIVSNIIDKTWTAGQGMITAILIGLIVGWVYSWFMKHDIRIKMPAGVPEGVANSFTALIPGFAIITGATLVYAFFKFVLDTTFIEAIYSVIQSPLQGMTDSLGGVIMMTFLTPFLWWFGVHGATIVGGIMGSLLQANALANQAILDSGMALTIENGGHIVTGQFIDQFITVTGSGLTLGLVTYMIFFAKSQQCKELGKLGGVPGLFNINEPILFGTPIVMNPFLAIPFIGMPVLSGIITYFALATGLVPLFSAISVPWTTPPIVSGFIIGGWRAAVLQAVILILSFFAYLPFIRKIDKMNLEAEKAGK; encoded by the coding sequence ATGCAAGAGTTTTTCAGTAACAAAGTGGTACCTATTATTATGAAGTTCGTTAGTTTAAAAGGTGTTGTTGCGTTAAAGGATGGATTATTGTATACCATGCCGTTAACAATCATTGGTTCTATCTTTTTATTACTTGCCAACTTTCCGATTAAAGCGGTAGTTGATTGGTTGACTTCAATGGGATGGATGGATCCATTAAATCAAGTAAATGGAGCGACATTCAATATTGTCGCACTAATCGGGGTTATGGGAATTGCCTATGAGTATGTTAAAAAAGAAGGATATCAAGGGTTAAATGCTGGAGTATTAGGGGTTGTCGTATTTCTTATCACAACAAACTCTTTTGTGGTTTCTGAAAGTGGAGAAATTGTAAGTAACATCATTGATAAAACATGGACAGCTGGTCAAGGGATGATTACAGCTATTCTAATTGGCTTAATTGTTGGATGGGTTTATTCATGGTTTATGAAACATGATATTCGCATTAAGATGCCAGCTGGAGTACCTGAAGGGGTAGCGAACTCATTTACGGCGTTAATTCCTGGTTTTGCTATTATTACAGGGGCAACACTTGTTTATGCTTTCTTCAAGTTTGTTTTAGATACAACATTTATTGAAGCTATTTATTCCGTTATTCAATCACCACTACAAGGAATGACAGATTCTTTAGGTGGAGTTATTATGATGACATTCTTAACTCCTTTCTTATGGTGGTTTGGTGTTCATGGTGCAACGATTGTCGGTGGAATTATGGGATCTCTTCTTCAAGCTAATGCATTGGCAAATCAAGCGATTTTAGACTCAGGAATGGCTTTAACTATTGAAAATGGTGGACATATTGTAACAGGACAATTTATCGATCAATTCATCACAGTTACAGGATCTGGATTAACTCTTGGATTAGTAACATATATGATTTTCTTTGCTAAGTCTCAGCAATGTAAAGAATTAGGAAAATTAGGAGGAGTACCGGGACTCTTTAACATTAATGAACCTATTTTATTCGGTACACCAATTGTTATGAATCCTTTCTTAGCTATCCCATTTATCGGAATGCCTGTTCTTTCAGGAATTATCACATATTTTGCTCTAGCAACAGGATTAGTTCCTTTATTCTCGGCCATCTCTGTTCCTTGGACAACACCACCAATCGTTTCAGGATTCATCATCGGAGGATGGAGAGCTGCTGTATTACAAGCTGTCATCTTAATTCTATCATTCTTTGCTTATCTTCCATTCATTAGAAAAATTGATAAAATGAATCTTGAGGCTGAAAAAGCAGGAAAATAA
- a CDS encoding DNA topoisomerase 3, with translation MSKRLVLAEKPSVGRDIARVLNCTKQGNGYLEGKDYIVTWALGHLVTLADPEAYDSKYKSWELSDLPMLPNEFKLVVIPKTAKQFKVVKSQMLRQDVTEIIIATDAGREGELVARWIIDKVSVKKPIKRLWISSVTDKAIQEGFKNLKDGRKYEALYSSAIARSEADWIVGMNATRALTTKHNAQLSCGRVQTPTLAMIAKREEEIKQFKPKSYYGLTAITEGIKWTWQDQKSKDIKTFNQTYIEQLMKSLQGETLHVKKVVKTEKKMYAPGLYDLTELQRDANKRYGFSAKETLSIMQKLYEHHKVLTYPRTDSRYLSSDLVETLPERLKAIAIGPYRGVANQLLKSKIVTNKSFVDDKKVSDHHAIISTEQTVLLSDLSDKERKIFDLVVKRFLAVLSKPFVYEQTNLTGKIGNETFVAKGKRVISLGFKAIYTNDDEASDDHQLLPSLDEGAVLPITTIVQTTGKTQPPAYFNEGTLLSAMENPVRFMNGASKELVKTLNETGGLGTVATRADIIEKLFNSFMIEKRGQEIHLTSKGRQLLELAPADLKSPELTGEWEQKLSDIASGKLNRQTFVNQMRQYAEVVVAEIKNSEASYKHDNLTTTKCPECGKPMLAVNGKRGKMLVCQDRECGTRKKISQVTNSRCPKCHKKLELRGEGENRMFACVCGHREKLSTYNKRKQEQKKQGSKRDVQKYLREQEKSAEPMNSALADALAHLKL, from the coding sequence ATGAGCAAACGATTAGTGTTAGCTGAAAAACCATCCGTTGGACGTGATATTGCACGCGTCTTAAATTGTACAAAACAAGGTAACGGTTATTTAGAAGGAAAAGATTATATCGTCACTTGGGCGCTTGGTCATTTAGTGACACTGGCTGACCCGGAGGCTTATGATTCAAAATATAAATCATGGGAGCTTTCAGATTTACCGATGCTTCCTAATGAGTTTAAGTTAGTCGTCATTCCAAAGACAGCGAAACAATTTAAAGTCGTTAAATCACAGATGTTACGTCAAGATGTAACTGAAATCATTATTGCCACTGATGCAGGTCGTGAGGGAGAATTAGTCGCACGCTGGATTATTGATAAAGTTTCCGTCAAAAAGCCAATTAAACGTTTATGGATTTCATCTGTGACAGATAAAGCCATTCAAGAAGGATTTAAGAACTTAAAGGATGGACGAAAATACGAGGCGCTTTATTCATCAGCGATTGCGCGATCAGAAGCTGATTGGATTGTAGGAATGAATGCGACACGTGCTTTAACGACCAAACACAATGCGCAACTTTCTTGTGGACGGGTGCAAACACCAACACTTGCTATGATTGCGAAACGCGAAGAAGAAATTAAACAGTTTAAACCTAAATCTTATTATGGATTAACTGCTATAACAGAAGGGATTAAATGGACCTGGCAAGATCAAAAGTCAAAAGATATAAAAACATTTAATCAAACTTATATCGAGCAATTAATGAAATCATTGCAAGGAGAAACGCTACACGTTAAAAAAGTGGTGAAAACCGAGAAAAAAATGTATGCACCAGGACTTTATGATTTAACAGAATTACAACGTGATGCCAATAAAAGGTATGGCTTTTCAGCTAAAGAAACATTATCTATTATGCAAAAGTTATATGAGCATCATAAAGTTTTAACTTATCCGCGTACCGATTCACGTTATCTTTCATCCGATCTTGTAGAGACGTTACCTGAGCGTTTGAAAGCAATCGCTATTGGACCTTATCGAGGAGTAGCTAATCAATTATTAAAATCAAAGATTGTTACGAATAAATCCTTTGTAGATGATAAAAAGGTGAGTGATCATCATGCGATTATTTCAACGGAACAAACGGTACTATTAAGTGATTTAAGTGATAAAGAGCGTAAGATTTTTGACTTAGTGGTCAAACGTTTCTTAGCAGTTTTATCTAAACCATTTGTTTATGAGCAAACAAATTTAACGGGTAAAATAGGAAACGAGACCTTTGTAGCGAAAGGAAAACGAGTCATCTCGCTTGGATTTAAAGCTATTTATACAAATGATGATGAAGCGTCTGATGATCATCAACTATTACCTTCTCTTGATGAAGGAGCAGTCTTGCCAATCACAACAATCGTTCAAACGACAGGAAAAACACAACCTCCAGCCTATTTTAATGAAGGAACATTATTATCTGCGATGGAAAATCCAGTTCGATTTATGAATGGGGCTTCAAAAGAATTGGTAAAAACGTTAAACGAGACTGGTGGACTTGGAACCGTGGCAACAAGAGCGGATATTATTGAGAAATTATTTAATAGTTTTATGATTGAAAAGCGAGGACAAGAGATTCACTTAACGTCAAAGGGAAGGCAATTATTAGAACTTGCACCAGCTGATTTAAAATCACCAGAATTGACGGGTGAGTGGGAACAAAAGTTAAGTGACATTGCTAGTGGAAAATTAAATCGTCAGACGTTTGTCAATCAAATGCGTCAATATGCTGAAGTGGTTGTGGCAGAAATAAAAAATAGTGAAGCGAGCTACAAGCATGATAATCTCACGACAACCAAGTGTCCAGAATGCGGAAAGCCGATGTTAGCTGTGAATGGAAAGCGTGGAAAAATGCTTGTTTGCCAAGATCGTGAATGTGGAACACGAAAAAAAATCTCTCAAGTCACGAATTCACGTTGTCCAAAATGTCATAAAAAACTAGAGCTTCGCGGTGAAGGGGAGAATCGAATGTTTGCCTGTGTATGTGGACATCGAGAAAAGCTGAGTACGTATAATAAACGTAAACAGGAACAGAAAAAGCAAGGAAGTAAGCGTGATGTTCAAAAATATCTACGTGAACAAGAAAAAAGTGCCGAACCGATGAATTCAGCACTTGCTGATGCCTTAGCTCATTTAAAATTATAA
- a CDS encoding PTS lactose/cellobiose transporter subunit IIA, with the protein MNGNELISFQIISAVGTARSLYVEAIQEAKKGNIEVANELMVEGAKVFVEGHHAHASLIQKEAAGEKSEFSLLLMHAEDQLMTTETLKIVAEEFIELYHDKFNN; encoded by the coding sequence ATGAATGGTAATGAATTAATTAGCTTTCAAATTATCTCAGCAGTCGGAACCGCTCGCAGTTTATATGTAGAAGCGATTCAGGAAGCGAAAAAAGGAAATATTGAAGTAGCCAATGAATTAATGGTAGAAGGTGCTAAAGTATTTGTTGAAGGTCACCATGCTCATGCATCACTGATTCAAAAAGAGGCAGCGGGTGAAAAATCAGAATTTAGCTTATTACTAATGCATGCTGAAGATCAGCTGATGACAACGGAGACTTTGAAAATTGTAGCAGAGGAATTTATCGAACTTTATCATGATAAATTTAATAATTAA
- a CDS encoding helix-turn-helix domain-containing protein yields MNNNKGLANSIIILACTIVVGSSIIALKLPVTINLPSIETKESHQVLRIDEAADYLRLSEEQIIRMINIERRTLEKDGVFSGVMFPYFKVDDEYYFSKAQLDEWIKEAAIEQVEYHTSEVWMK; encoded by the coding sequence ATGAATAATAATAAAGGATTAGCGAATTCGATTATCATTCTTGCTTGTACAATCGTGGTTGGTTCATCGATAATTGCGCTGAAGTTACCGGTGACGATTAATCTGCCTTCAATTGAGACAAAGGAAAGTCATCAAGTGTTACGAATTGATGAAGCAGCCGATTATCTTCGATTATCAGAAGAGCAAATCATTCGAATGATCAATATTGAAAGAAGAACCTTGGAAAAAGACGGTGTTTTTTCAGGTGTCATGTTTCCGTATTTTAAAGTTGATGATGAGTACTATTTTTCTAAAGCACAATTAGATGAGTGGATAAAAGAAGCCGCAATTGAGCAAGTAGAATATCATACATCTGAAGTATGGATGAAATAG
- a CDS encoding cation diffusion facilitator family transporter, whose product MNNLTRKQIGNRTIFITIVVNILLSLIKLMAGFIGHSTSMISDGVHSISDVISSIGVFIGFKISQKPADFEHPYGHEKFEAILSKVLAFILFMTGLSIGFSAIQTIISNSYIKPQMIAIWAAILSIVIKEWMYHYTLRRAKKIESTALAADAWHHRSDALSSIGALVGIIGARLGYPILDPLAAIVITVIILKVAIDIFIEATNQVIDKSANPEIIKEITQYIQSVEGVLAIDCLKTRIHSNRIYVDLEISVDPTLTLIEAHAIAETVHYQLEHHLHKIKHCTVHVNPLHLPGDAPHKYHHTHNE is encoded by the coding sequence ATGAATAATCTAACCCGAAAACAGATTGGGAATCGTACAATATTTATAACGATTGTTGTAAATATTCTATTATCTCTAATTAAATTAATGGCTGGTTTTATCGGTCATAGTACTTCCATGATTTCAGATGGGGTTCATTCAATTTCTGATGTCATCAGTTCAATTGGCGTTTTTATTGGATTTAAAATTTCTCAAAAACCAGCTGATTTTGAACATCCTTACGGTCATGAAAAATTTGAAGCGATCCTTAGTAAAGTACTCGCTTTTATCTTATTTATGACAGGATTATCTATTGGATTTTCTGCGATTCAAACCATTATTTCAAATAGTTATATCAAACCTCAAATGATCGCCATTTGGGCCGCAATCTTATCTATTGTCATCAAAGAATGGATGTATCATTATACTCTTCGACGAGCTAAGAAAATTGAATCTACCGCTTTAGCAGCCGATGCATGGCACCATCGAAGTGATGCTTTATCTTCAATTGGAGCCTTAGTCGGGATTATAGGGGCTCGTCTTGGATATCCTATTTTAGATCCACTAGCTGCCATTGTCATAACAGTGATCATTTTAAAAGTGGCTATTGATATCTTTATTGAGGCCACTAATCAAGTAATTGATAAATCGGCGAATCCTGAGATCATTAAAGAAATTACACAATACATTCAATCAGTAGAAGGAGTCTTAGCGATTGATTGTTTAAAAACGAGAATTCATTCCAATCGGATTTATGTTGACTTAGAAATTTCAGTTGATCCTACTCTTACCTTAATTGAGGCACATGCCATTGCTGAAACGGTTCACTACCAACTTGAGCACCACCTTCACAAAATCAAACATTGTACTGTACACGTCAACCCGCTTCATCTACCAGGAGATGCTCCTCATAAGTACCACCATACTCATAATGAGTAG
- a CDS encoding PTS sugar transporter subunit IIB, producing the protein MLKIKLFCAAGMSTSMLVKKMLEAADKKGLDVQIVAYPESQMDKETEDCDIALLGPQVGYRLKAAEQICKPKNIPVAVIPMVDYGMMNGEKVLEFALNLK; encoded by the coding sequence ATGTTAAAAATTAAATTATTTTGTGCAGCGGGGATGTCAACAAGTATGTTAGTAAAAAAAATGTTAGAAGCAGCAGATAAAAAAGGACTTGACGTACAAATTGTCGCTTATCCAGAATCACAAATGGATAAAGAAACAGAGGATTGCGATATTGCTTTATTAGGACCACAAGTGGGATATCGATTAAAAGCAGCAGAGCAAATTTGCAAGCCTAAAAATATTCCAGTTGCAGTTATTCCAATGGTTGACTATGGAATGATGAATGGTGAGAAAGTATTAGAGTTTGCTTTAAATTTAAAGTAA
- a CDS encoding HAD-IIB family hydrolase, whose protein sequence is MKLFASDYDGTYWKHTLKGQLDLKKNIKMTKKWQKEGHLFVFATGRSISLIRLEEWLHGIVYDYIVGLNGGIIVSKDGEILFQQAIEESVARKIVKVIQAEELLQYEITDGIYGHYQTTFKWSHKTFYLFKLFKLFFKEYNLTLEESLKQPVVQISIKMKSHEQAIEFAKKMNQEFGDEIVAYSNLRHVDISAKGLSKATGVDYVAKLHHINPDQVYCIGDSFNDVPMFETFHGYTLPEACDEIKQCAEKVFETVDEAMKFSLKK, encoded by the coding sequence ATGAAATTATTCGCATCAGATTACGACGGAACATATTGGAAGCATACGTTAAAGGGGCAACTAGATTTAAAGAAGAATATTAAGATGACAAAGAAATGGCAAAAAGAAGGTCATTTGTTTGTTTTTGCAACAGGGCGATCGATTTCATTAATACGATTAGAAGAATGGCTACATGGCATCGTTTATGATTATATTGTCGGGTTAAACGGTGGAATTATCGTTTCAAAAGATGGTGAGATTTTATTTCAACAAGCAATTGAAGAATCAGTCGCAAGAAAAATTGTTAAAGTCATTCAAGCAGAAGAACTGTTACAGTATGAAATTACGGACGGCATTTACGGGCATTATCAAACGACTTTTAAATGGAGTCACAAAACATTTTATTTATTTAAGCTATTCAAACTTTTCTTTAAAGAATATAATCTGACGCTTGAAGAGTCGTTAAAACAACCAGTTGTACAAATTTCGATTAAAATGAAAAGTCACGAACAGGCCATCGAGTTTGCTAAAAAAATGAATCAAGAATTTGGCGATGAGATTGTGGCTTATTCTAATTTAAGACATGTTGATATTTCAGCTAAAGGATTATCAAAAGCGACAGGAGTTGACTATGTTGCGAAGCTACATCATATTAATCCTGATCAAGTATACTGTATAGGAGATAGTTTTAATGACGTTCCAATGTTTGAAACGTTCCATGGCTATACGTTACCTGAAGCATGTGATGAAATCAAACAGTGCGCGGAAAAAGTATTTGAGACGGTGGATGAAGCAATGAAGTTTAGTTTGAAAAAGTAA
- a CDS encoding MurR/RpiR family transcriptional regulator, with product MFSYQEIKSLNELELEVYNYIIRHQDHVIEMKIRDLAEAAHVSTTTVLRFCKKVGCNGYSEFKLKYKMYLNQKPSQVKIGDLGILLDFFKRTESDEFNKKLDEVASLLYYSQKIILTGIGNSGVLAKYGARYFSSVGKLAQHIDDPYYPVPSGYYDASVIIALSVSGETTQTIEQLKRFTSFNCAIVAITNSETSTIAKMSDVTLSYYVPVDRENLEVDLTTQVPVLYILEKLGKKVQFLLSQ from the coding sequence ATGTTTAGCTATCAGGAGATTAAGTCATTAAATGAATTAGAATTAGAAGTTTATAACTATATTATTAGGCATCAAGATCATGTGATTGAGATGAAAATCAGAGATTTAGCCGAAGCTGCACATGTTTCAACAACCACTGTTTTACGTTTTTGCAAAAAAGTTGGCTGTAATGGTTATTCAGAATTTAAATTGAAGTATAAAATGTATTTGAATCAAAAACCAAGTCAAGTTAAAATAGGAGACTTAGGAATTTTACTAGATTTTTTCAAACGAACCGAGTCGGATGAGTTTAATAAAAAACTTGATGAAGTCGCCAGCTTATTATATTATTCTCAAAAAATTATTCTAACCGGTATCGGTAATTCAGGCGTGCTAGCTAAATATGGTGCGAGGTATTTTTCAAGTGTTGGGAAACTAGCTCAACATATCGATGATCCGTATTATCCCGTTCCGTCAGGATACTATGATGCATCTGTAATTATTGCGCTTTCAGTTTCTGGAGAAACAACTCAAACCATTGAACAATTAAAACGATTTACTAGTTTTAACTGTGCTATTGTCGCTATTACTAATAGTGAAACGAGTACCATTGCTAAAATGTCAGATGTGACGTTAAGTTATTATGTGCCAGTTGATCGGGAAAATCTTGAGGTAGACTTAACGACACAAGTACCCGTGCTTTATATTTTAGAAAAACTAGGAAAGAAGGTTCAATTCCTTTTAAGTCAATAA
- a CDS encoding C39 family peptidase: MKRYLLGGLFLLLAILMFCFYCITPFPMTDQITINYPDSFMITKENSYETQVKNECSAFSSAYVLRHFGENQNGLSLYEKFNYKLPFSGYVLPKGILDYFNSTSYQVTMYTGTFETLKTQLTKGTPIIVLVGNHLKWQHYMTLIGYDDNRQEVYFFDSLRETDENDLLPGNRTLSTDYFLDLWDNGLPVFNHLYFVIEKR; this comes from the coding sequence ATGAAACGATATTTACTAGGGGGACTATTTTTACTATTAGCCATTTTAATGTTTTGCTTTTATTGTATTACACCATTTCCAATGACTGACCAGATCACGATAAACTATCCAGATTCATTCATGATTACAAAAGAAAATAGCTATGAAACGCAAGTTAAAAATGAATGTTCTGCCTTTTCTAGTGCCTATGTTCTTCGTCACTTTGGAGAGAATCAAAACGGTCTCTCTCTTTATGAGAAATTTAACTATAAATTACCCTTTTCAGGCTATGTCTTACCTAAAGGGATCTTAGATTATTTTAACTCGACGTCTTATCAAGTCACGATGTATACCGGGACTTTTGAAACGTTAAAAACTCAACTGACAAAAGGAACACCTATCATCGTCTTAGTGGGAAATCACTTAAAGTGGCAACATTATATGACACTCATTGGATACGATGATAATCGTCAGGAAGTCTACTTCTTTGATTCTTTACGTGAAACAGATGAGAATGACTTATTACCAGGAAATCGTACCCTAAGCACCGATTATTTTTTAGATCTTTGGGATAACGGTCTTCCAGTTTTTAACCACTTATACTTTGTCATTGAAAAAAGGTAA
- a CDS encoding helix-turn-helix domain-containing protein, with translation MLKILIVDDEQVVHVNLENLLNSRVCDFEIVATCKNELDAMEVMNKQSIDLLLISISYDLSLVEEVKQRGYDTKVMIISQQDDYEMINQMLKWGLDDYLKNSVTEEEVLLVINHVFKELQKQQIEQRKSENFRLGRQTFLMAILTGKVYYSDDELNHYTKLYQLFDPQFSLFELRFFNAIDSQPFIKIECLMKRYLRNYDYDMVRLINDKILIIIYESTQLKNHELMDDWLHLIQKIRKNIEADLQISKRFIVDSISKLKQCKVLGQYSSSKEFLAIHPTLNFSHYRTEIQTVLNYIHEHYQERITLQQLAIQACLHEAYLSRLFKRETKKTINSYINELRVYKAKELLKTPNIMIKEVAQLVGIHDQLYFNRVFKKFCGENPTQYQERIQKNEFQSFSFK, from the coding sequence TTGTTAAAGATCTTAATTGTCGATGATGAACAAGTTGTTCATGTGAATTTAGAAAATCTTTTAAACTCGAGAGTGTGTGATTTTGAGATTGTAGCAACGTGTAAAAATGAACTTGACGCAATGGAAGTCATGAACAAGCAGTCAATCGATTTACTTTTAATCAGTATCTCTTATGATTTAAGCTTAGTCGAAGAAGTTAAGCAAAGAGGATATGACACAAAAGTCATGATAATCAGTCAGCAAGATGATTATGAAATGATCAATCAAATGTTAAAGTGGGGACTAGATGATTATCTTAAAAACAGTGTGACTGAAGAAGAGGTCCTCTTAGTCATCAATCACGTTTTTAAAGAGTTACAAAAGCAGCAGATAGAACAAAGAAAATCAGAGAATTTTAGATTAGGACGTCAAACCTTTTTAATGGCTATTCTTACAGGAAAAGTTTATTATAGCGATGATGAATTAAATCATTATACTAAACTTTATCAGCTTTTCGACCCACAGTTTAGCCTGTTTGAACTGAGATTTTTTAATGCAATTGATTCACAGCCGTTCATTAAGATCGAGTGTCTGATGAAGCGATATTTAAGAAACTACGATTATGATATGGTTCGTTTAATTAATGATAAAATACTCATCATCATTTATGAATCTACACAACTTAAAAATCATGAATTAATGGATGATTGGCTTCACTTGATTCAGAAGATTAGAAAGAATATTGAAGCTGATTTACAAATTTCTAAACGTTTTATAGTTGACTCTATTTCAAAGTTAAAGCAGTGTAAAGTATTAGGTCAATACAGCTCGTCAAAGGAGTTTTTAGCAATCCATCCAACCTTAAATTTTTCCCATTATCGAACGGAGATTCAAACAGTTTTAAATTATATTCATGAGCATTATCAAGAGCGAATTACGCTTCAACAATTGGCGATTCAAGCTTGTTTACATGAAGCTTATTTAAGTCGCTTGTTTAAGCGGGAGACTAAAAAAACAATTAATAGTTACATTAATGAATTACGAGTCTATAAAGCTAAAGAGTTATTAAAAACTCCAAATATTATGATAAAAGAAGTGGCACAGTTAGTAGGAATTCATGATCAGCTGTATTTTAATCGCGTCTTTAAAAAGTTTTGTGGGGAAAATCCAACTCAGTATCAAGAACGAATTCAAAAAAATGAGTTTCAGTCTTTTAGTTTCAAGTGA